Proteins encoded by one window of Fusarium graminearum PH-1 chromosome 1, whole genome shotgun sequence:
- a CDS encoding exocyst complex protein EXO70, with amino-acid sequence MSVGLAGGAHTALDEEARAEVDVLNSRLEKTTQLTKKIQSCLNRLETTGKSVQDVAGPLNGETRRLQILGNNVDSVLAAIDRLRQPADSKNDEEQIIRVGPEKAGLSTYLASIKRLGKALAEMQASNLRANQQTMADLSRLIKSGNSQLEHHFETVLRGETPRSVEPLHYITKDKPFPTLPQDKIARLGLIYSYVVESHHNGASELAHIYAEVRGPYLSASLANLAAASVNTAKKKSPDAVYRAGTNGMGTYAQAMEGLFISEYDNVCSVFSREDWGVIFLSTCQTALAEQARCLRELNAHIKSHLNTDCYLAYEITEIISALSGKLETRTGELKGALAAALKPVRETAKSSLAELLEETRRKVGMLQILPSDGAPIPLVSETMQRLQTMVHFLRPISSIMISIGDGGWKANAATNGRSTDAIPSLASFDIGADGKEIFSHYCLDTIEMLLSGLDQKSRVLMKSRAVAGVFMANSVVIIGRMVQTSELNDLLENKLDILEQWRKKATASYTDICKDLSVHLFDTVHTNRTNRPTSGPVDSTSIVKGLGSKDKDKIKEKFTQFNGAFDDMVSRHKSYSMEREVRRIFGEDIRQKLQPLYERFWDRYHEIDKGKGKYVKYDKTSIAAVFASLAS; translated from the exons ATGTCAGTCGGACTCGCTGGCGGCGCACATACTGCCTTGGACGAAGAGGCAAGGGCCGAGGTTGATGTCCTCAACTCGCGACTAGAGAAGACAACGCAAttgaccaagaagattcAATCTTGTCTTAATCGACTCGAGACAACAGGAAAGAGTGTCCAGGATGTTGCGGGGCCTCTGAATGGAGAGACTAGGCGACTGCAAATACTGGGAAACA ATGTCGACTCTGTCCTTGCTGCGATCGATCGCTTGCGCCAGCCTGCAGATAGCAAGAATGACGAGGAACAAATAATCCGGGTCGGTCCTGAGAAGGCTGGTCTATCTACCTACCTGGCCTCTATAAAGCGTCTAGGCAAAgccttggctgagatgcAGGCATCGAATCTGCGTGCGAACCAGCAAACCATGGCCGACTTGTCACGTCTCATCAAATCGGGCAACAGTCAGCTTGAACATCACTTCGAAACTGTGCTTCGCGGCGAGACACCCCGATCTGTCGAGCCACTGCACTACATCACGAAAGACAAGCCCTTTCCAACACTtcctcaagacaagatcgcCCGTCTTGGTCTTATCTATTCCTATGTTGTCGAGAGCCATCACAATGGCGCCTCAGAGCTTGCTCACATATACGCAGAAGTACGCGGTCCGTACCTCTCAGCATCTCTGGCCAACCTTGCCGCAGCAAGTGTCAATACTgctaagaagaagagccCGGATGCTGTTTACCGGGCGGGTACCAACGGCATGGGGACTTATGCACAAGCGATGGAAGGCTTGTTCATATCCGAGTACGACAACGTCTGTAGCGTTTTCTCTCGCGAGGATTGGGGTGTTATCTTCCTATCGACTTGCCAAACAGCTTTAGCAGAACAGGCACGATGCCTGCGCGAGCTAAATGCTCACATCAAGAGCCACCTCAACACAGACTGCTACTTGGCTTACGAGATCACCGAAATAATCTCTGCGCTTTCTGGAAAGCTCGAAACACGAACCGGCGAATTAAAGGGAGCACTTGCCGCTGCATTGAAACCTGTTAGAGAGACTGCAAAATCGTCTCTGGCAGAACTCCTAGAAGAAACAAGGCGCAAGGTTGGGATGTTACAGATACTCCCTTCCGATGGTGCACCAATACCCTTGGTATCGGAGACAATGCAACGCCTTCAGACCATGGTGCATTTCCTGCGCCCAATCTCGAGCATCATGATATCCATTGGGGATGGTGGTTGGAAGGCAAATGCAGCAACAAATGGGCGCTCAACAGACGCTATTCCCAGCCTAGCATCCTTTGATATTGGAGCAGACGGCAAAGAGATATTCTCACATTATTGTCTCGACACCATTGAGATGCTTCTGTCCGGGCTGGACCAGAAATCACGCGTACTCATGAAGAGCAGAGCTGTTGCTGGAGTATTCATGGCCAACAGCGTTGTCATTATCGGGCGAATGGTTCAAACGTCAGAACTAAATGATCTCCTAGAAAACAAACTTGATATTCTTGAGCAGTGGCGTAAGAAGGCAACGGCATCCTACACAGATATTTGCAAGGACCTTTCTGTACACCTTTTCGATACTGTTCATACTAATCGAACCAATCGACCTACGTCCGGGCCTGTCGACTCGACATCCATCGTCAAGGGGCTGGGCAGtaaagacaaggataagatcaaggagaagttcaCACAGTTCAATGGCGCATTTGATGATATGGTGTCCCGCCACAAATCTTACAGTATGGAGCGTGAAGTCCGGCGAATATTTGGAGAAGATATTCGTCAGAAACTACAGCCTCTCTACGAACGATTTTGGGACCGATACCACGAGATCGACAAGGGCAAAGGCAAGTATGTCAAATATGATAAGACATCCATTGCTGCAGTTTTTGCTAGCCTGGCATCATGA
- a CDS encoding DNA replication licensing factor mcm3, whose translation MDSFMLQDEGVRDRIRQAEEFLDPNDPQVRSYRSDIILMLQKNQRRLVVNLDHVRNHNQELAQGLLQQPFDFTLAFDQALKNIVQTIPQARPDQTAKDTIYYCAWAGSFGLNSCNPRTLSSHLLNYMVSIEGIVTRTSLIRPKVVKSVHYNEKKDMFHFREYQDQTMTNGVTTSSVYPREDDDGNPLITEYGFCTYRDHQTISIQEMPERAPAGQLPRGVDAILDDDLVDSVKPGDRVQLVGIYRTLGNRNTNHNSALFKTMILTNNVVLLSSKSGGGVATATITDTDIRNINKVSKKKNLLELLSQSLAPSIYGHDYVKKAILLMLLGGIEKNLENGTHLRGDINILMVGDPSTAKSQLLRFVLNTAPLAIATTGRGSSGVGLTAAVTSDKETGERRLEAGAMVMADRGVVCIDEFDKMSDVDRVAIHEVMEQQTVTIAKAGIHTSLNARCSVVAAANPVFGQYDPHKDPHKNIALPDSLLSRFDLLFVVTDDIEDTRDRHVSEHVLRMHRYRQPGMEEGAPVREQGTQSLGVSASNQNESQGPTEVYQKFDAMLHSGVTITSGRGANKKPEILSIPFMKKYIQYAKTRIKPVLTQEVSDRITDIYVGLRNDEMEGNQRRTSPLTVRTLETIIRLATAHAKSRLSSRVEERDAIAAEGILRFALFKEVVEESRKKRRKTQTVDFASSSDESSSDDEDGDQANGTQASRSASRTTRNSNRNQTRGTSDSREPEAPENDSQATPRRSGRRAQDSSQTSFASSMPSSQLPSESQLESQEGGDDLASGTAALAIDDTPISTQRLTTFRTTLGQLLNTDLFDDDTAEVDAVIEAVNSKVGRRNAFDKGEAVKALQKMNEANQIMLTNDDQQVIKI comes from the exons ATGGATTCTTTTATGCTTCAGGATGAAGGCGTGCGTGATCGCATTCGCCAAGCCGAAGAGTTTCTCGATCCCA ATGACCCCCAAGTTCGGAGCTATCGATCAGACATCATTCTCATGctccagaagaaccagcGCCGCCTGGTAGTCAACCTCGATCATGTACGCAATCATAACCAAGAACTCGCACAGGGCCTGCTGCAGCAACCTTTCGACTTCACCCTGGCATTTGATCAGGCCTTAAAGAATATCGTCCAAACGATCCCGCAAGCACGACCGGACCAGACTGCGAAAGATACCATCTACTACTGTGCGTGGGCAGGTAGCTTTGGCTTGAATTCTTGCAATCCGCGTACACTGTCGTCCCATCTTCTCAACTACATGGTGTCCATCGAGGGAATCGTGACACGTACCTCCCTGATCCGACCCAAGGTTGTGAAGAGTGTCCATTACAAcgagaagaaagacatgTTTCATTTCCGAGAGTACCAAGATCAAACAATGACGAACGGAGTCACCACTTCCAGTGTGTACCCTcgcgaggacgacgacggCAACCCCCTTATTACAGAGTACGGCTTTTGTACGTACCGCGATCATCAGACAATCTCCATCCAGGAAATGCCGGAGCGTGCACCTGCAGGTCAGCTTCCTCGTGGAGTGGACGCTattcttgatgacgatcttgTGGACAGTGTGAAACCTGGCGATCGAGTTCAGCTAGTAGGCATTTATCGAACCCTGGGTAACCGAAATACCAATCACAACAGCGCTTTGTTCAAAACAATGATTCTGACCAACAACGTTGTCTTATTGTCATCAAagtctggtggtggtgttgcgACTGCTACTATTACAGATACCGATATccgcaacatcaacaaggtttccaagaaaaagaatcTGCTCGAGTTGCTGTCACAGTCTCTTGCCCCTAGTATTTACGGTCATGACtatgtcaagaaggccatctTACTCATGCTTTTGGGAGGTATCGAGAAAAACCTCGAAAACGGAACACATTTGCGTGGAGATATCAATATTTTGATGGTTGGTGATCCGTCTACCGCCAAATCTCAGCTATTGCGCTTTGTTCTGAACACAGCGCCACTGGCCATTGCAACAACGGGTCGCGGTTCTTCAGGCGTTGGTCTGACTGCGGCTGTGACTTCAGACAAGGAGACGGGCGAACGACGACTTGAAGCTGGTGCAATGGTTATGGCTGATCGTGGTGTTGTTTGTATCGATGAATTTGACAAAATGTCCGACGTGGACAGAGTTGCGATTCACGAAGTCATGGAACAGCAGACTGTCACTATCGCAAAGGCAGGAATCCACACATCCTTGAATGCTCGTTGCAGTGTAGTCGCCGCTGCCAATCCTGTCTTTGGCCAATACGACCCTCACAAGGACCCGCACAAGAACATCGCACTCCCAgattctcttctctcacgTTTTGATTTGCTCTTCGTTGTTACAGATGACATCGAAGACACTCGCGATCGACACGTCTCGGAGCATGTCCTTCGTATGCATAGATACCGTCAGCCAGGGATGGAAGAGGGCGCCCCTGTCCGAGAGCAGGGAACGCAGTCTCTAGGTGTATCAGCTTCCAATCAGAATGAATCTCAGGGACCAACTGAGGTATACCAGAAATTCGATGCAATGCTTCATTCCGGTGTTACCATTACATCTGGTCGAGGTGCAAACAAGAAGCCAGAAATTCTGAGCATCCCTTTCATGAAGAAGTACATACAATACGCCAAGACAAGAATCAAGCCTGTACTCACCCAGGAAGTCTCTGACCGCATCACCGATATCTACGTTGGCTTGCGAAACGACGAGATGGAGGGTAACCAGCGAAGAACAAGTCCCTTGACTGTGCGTACTCTTGAGACCATCATTCGTCTTGCTACGGCGCATGCCAAGTCTCGTTTGTCGAGCAGAGTTGAGGAGCGCGATGCGATTGCTGCAGAGGGAATTCTGAGATTCGCTTTATTCAAAGAAGTTGTGGAAGAATCACGGAAGAAACGGAGAAAGACTCAAACAGTTGACTTCGCATCGTCGAGCGATGAGAGCTCaagcgacgacgaggatggaGACCAAGCCAATGGCACACAGGCGAGCAGGTCTGCTTCTAGGACGACTCGCAACAGCAACCGTAATCAAACGAGAGGAACCAGCGACAGTAGAGAACCTGAAGCGCCTGAAAACGATTCCCAGGCCACACCGCGTCGCTCTGGTAGGAGGGCGCAAGACTCATCGCAAACTTCCTTTGCCTCATCGATGCCTTCTTCGCAACTTCCATCTGAGAGTCAACTTGAGTCTCAAGAAGGTGGGGACGATCTTGCCAGCGGAACTGCGGCGCTCGCTATCGACGACACCCCTATTTCCACTCAGCGCCTGACAACCTTCCGTACGACCCTTGGCCAACTGCTCAACACTGATCTCTTCGACGACGATACAGCCGAGGTAGACGCAGTCATTGAAGCCGTCAACAGCAAGGTTGGAAGACGCAACGCGTTCGACAAGGGAGAGGCGGTCAAGGCGCTACAGAAGATGAATGAAGCGAACCAGATCAT GCTCACGAATGATGATCAACAAGTTATCAAGATCTAG